GATGGTATATACCAACCCGTACACATTGCGATCTTGCATGTTGATAGTGGATTCTTTGATGCCAACAGCCTTGGAAGCATGTTTAAAAACCATTTCGTGGGCGTCTTTTTGCAAGTTGTAAAGCAGAATGGTGTCGAGTGGCTTATAGCTCAGATACACCGAAGCACGATAGGCCGGGTAATCGATGTTCATCCAATATGGATTTTGCTGGTTAGCTTCGTCGAAACGCAGATGTGCCGCTGTCGAATATTCAAATTGGTATGGAAAGGTGCTGTCGAAAGACTGATAAGCGGGAGGAGGCAATTCGATGCGTATGTATCCGCGTGGCCGGGGATAGGTTGGCTCATTGCGGCACGACACCAAAACTATTATTATTAAAACAAAAAAAGAAGAAACGAAAATGCGATTGGACGATGATAGCATGCGACAGGACTTATGATATTTTGGTGAGAATTTCTTCGATGCGGCGACTGCTCACTTTCTTGATGATAAACTCATAATTCAAAAATTTAGTGCTTGCATTTACCGGCGGAATGCGACCTTCTATCTCCAGTATCAATCCTGCCAACGTCTCGCTGTCGCCTTTGACATCCTCAAAAAGTCGGTCTTCAATATTGAGGATTTTGCAGAAATCATTCAACAGGATTTTCCCTTCAAACAAATAATTGTTGTCGTCGATTTTGGTGTAAGCAATCTCGTCTTCTTCGCTGTCAAACTCATCGGATATCTCACCCACAATTTCCTCAAGAACATCTTCGAGAGTCACAATTCCAGAGGTGCCGCCATATTCGTCCACCATGATGGCCATGTGGATTTTCTTTTGTTGAAATTCTTGCAAGAGATCGTTGATTTTTTTGTTTTCGGGAACAAAGAAAGCCGGCCGCAGCAGCGCGCTCCAGTTGAAATCAGCGGGTTCATTGAGGTGCGGTAACAGATCTTTTACATAAAGAATACCTGCAATTTTGTCGAAATTTTCGGTGTAGGCCGGGATGCGCGAGTAGCCGGCATCCAAAATAAGCTCCATCAGCTCGGCATAAGAAGTATTGATCTCGACAGCCGTAACGTCGAGCCGTGGCTTCATGATTTCCTTAGCGTCGATATCGCCAAATTTGACGATGCCTTTCAGAATTTTCCGATCTTCTTCGTCGGTATTGCTGTCGGAGGTAAGCTCGATGGCTTCGGAGAGTTCACTCATCGAAATCTGCACGGGGTTACGCTGTAGGCGCCGGTCGATGAGTGAGGAGCTCTTTACCAGCAGACTGCTAAGCGGATAAACAATGGTGATGAGGGTTCGCATGGGTCGCGCCATAAATACAGCAAATTTCAATGGTTTGGTTGAAGCATAAATTTTAGGCATAATCTCACCGAGTATCAGCAGCAGCGACGTTACCACCACCACCTGCACCACAAAAGCCAGCACCGGAGTATGCGTTAAATCCACCAGATTGGCCAACACATAAGTGGACAAAACAATGATGGCAACGTTTACAAAATTATTGGTGATGAGAATGGTGGCCAACAGGCGTTTAGGACGTTCAAGTAGTTGGTTTACCAAATCGTGGGTGCTGTTGTGATCCGCACGTAGTTGTTTGCGCTGGGTATGGTTAAGCGAAAAAAATGCGATTTCCGATCCGGAGATCAAAGCTGAAATCAACAGCAGAATGAGCATCACCACCATACCCAAAATCACCGGAACTGGTCTAAAAACAACCTCATTGAACAGGAGCATTTCCGTAAGAAGTGAGGCCGCGTCAGGATCTTCCAAAATTATGTAGGATTAATTCGACAAAATGATTCGTTTGCAAAAACATGTGCAAAAATAACGATTTAATTTCTGCACCTGTTTTTATTGCGCAAAAGGAGTGGTTAGCCGGCATTGGGTCAGAATGGAAGGTCGTCGGTAGGTCCTTCTTCGGGCATCGGCTCCTCGAAATTTTCGGCTGTTGCCGGAGGCGGGGCCTGGTAAACTCCCTGCTCGCGGCGCGGCCCTAGCCGGTTTATCTTGTCAGCCTGTATTTCGGTGATGTAATGTTTCAGACCATCCTTATCGTCCCAGTTGCGCGTTTTCAACTTGCCTTCGATATACACCATGTCGCCTTTAACCAAATTTTTCTCGGCCAGCCACCGCCACAGCACCACGTTGTGCCATTCGGTTTGCTCCACCCAATTGCCATCTTTGTCTTTGTAACTCTCGGTAGTGGCTACCGATACATTGGCGCGTTTCACACCATTTTCAAAGGTCATTACATCGGGGTCTTTGCCCAGATTTCCAATGAGGATAACTTTATTTATGCCTGCCATAGCTTTAGGTTTTTATGATTAATAAAGAACAAATGTAAATAATTATCTGGAAAAGATGTTTATTAAAACTATTTAGAAAAATAGATTTTAAAAAACGTGCTTTGGTCAGTTTTGCAAATTTGTATTTTATTACTAATCAATATATAAAAAGGCTGCTTGTGCAAATATTTTTATTATTGGTGTGTAAATTTCTCTTTCCAAATTAAATCTTCTTCACAA
The genomic region above belongs to Bacteroidales bacterium and contains:
- the gldD gene encoding gliding motility lipoprotein GldD: MLSSSNRIFVSSFFVLIIIVLVSCRNEPTYPRPRGYIRIELPPPAYQSFDSTFPYQFEYSTAAHLRFDEANQQNPYWMNIDYPAYRASVYLSYKPLDTILLYNLQKDAHEMVFKHASKAVGIKESTINMQDRNVYGLVYTIEGRDVASPFQFWVTDSTHSFLRGALYFNVTPNNDSLQPVIDYIVADIDHLVATLRWKRKE
- the gldE gene encoding gliding motility-associated protein GldE, which encodes MEDPDAASLLTEMLLFNEVVFRPVPVILGMVVMLILLLISALISGSEIAFFSLNHTQRKQLRADHNSTHDLVNQLLERPKRLLATILITNNFVNVAIIVLSTYVLANLVDLTHTPVLAFVVQVVVVTSLLLILGEIMPKIYASTKPLKFAVFMARPMRTLITIVYPLSSLLVKSSSLIDRRLQRNPVQISMSELSEAIELTSDSNTDEEDRKILKGIVKFGDIDAKEIMKPRLDVTAVEINTSYAELMELILDAGYSRIPAYTENFDKIAGILYVKDLLPHLNEPADFNWSALLRPAFFVPENKKINDLLQEFQQKKIHMAIMVDEYGGTSGIVTLEDVLEEIVGEISDEFDSEEDEIAYTKIDDNNYLFEGKILLNDFCKILNIEDRLFEDVKGDSETLAGLILEIEGRIPPVNASTKFLNYEFIIKKVSSRRIEEILTKIS
- the ssb gene encoding single-stranded DNA-binding protein, with translation MAGINKVILIGNLGKDPDVMTFENGVKRANVSVATTESYKDKDGNWVEQTEWHNVVLWRWLAEKNLVKGDMVYIEGKLKTRNWDDKDGLKHYITEIQADKINRLGPRREQGVYQAPPPATAENFEEPMPEEGPTDDLPF